AAAATCAGGGTTTAAAATTAGCACTTCAGTGGTCTGCACGCCGCCTACTGTTCAGCAAAAAGCGAAAACACCATTGGGTGAAAAACTTTCATTTCCACAAAAGCAGTCCGTCAATATTCTTTGTTTTACTACATATTTCTAACACCATAGTGTTCTGACGTTCAATTTTTAAGGATTGAAACGCCAGAACACTTTCCAACGCGGCAAGATTGCCAGTTTCCCGTCTATACTTTTTTACGAGATATAAAATTGCTTTATGATACCCGGATGCCTTTTCTCTTTATACCAACCTTGCTTCTAAGGAGATGGCAGCATTAAGAACTTTGGACACCGGGCAGTTGTCTTTGGCATCTACAGCAGCAGCAGCGAATTGTTCATCCGAGATACCGGGGATTCGGGCTTCCACTGTCAAGTGAATGGTCTCTATTACGCCTTCATTCATCATTAGCGTGCCTGTTACATCCAAGGATTCCGGCGTAAAGCCCAATCCACCCAGCACAAAACTGAGTTTCATGGCGTAGCAACCTGCATGAGCAGCCACAATCAGTTCTTCAGGATTTGTACCAAGGGAACCGTCATCGTTTTTGAAACGCGCTTTAAACGAGTAGGGATGATTTCCCATAAACCGACTCATGGGCGTAGTGAGTGTCCCGGAGCCTTCTGCACCAGAACCTTTCCAGTGG
The nucleotide sequence above comes from Rhodothermia bacterium. Encoded proteins:
- a CDS encoding OsmC family peroxiredoxin, whose translation is MKRTAIAHWKGSGAEGSGTLTTPMSRFMGNHPYSFKARFKNDDGSLGTNPEELIVAAHAGCYAMKLSFVLGGLGFTPESLDVTGTLMMNEGVIETIHLTVEARIPGISDEQFAAAAVDAKDNCPVSKVLNAAISLEARLV